The Cervus canadensis isolate Bull #8, Minnesota chromosome X, ASM1932006v1, whole genome shotgun sequence genome contains a region encoding:
- the LOC122434882 gene encoding pyruvate dehydrogenase E1 component subunit alpha, somatic form, mitochondrial-like: MAALWKLPCIFICENNCYGMATSVERAAASTDYYKRGDFIPGLRVDGMDILCVREATKFAAAYCRSGKGPILMELQTYRYHGHSMSDPGVSYRTREESQEVRSKSDPIMLLKDRMVNSNLASVEELKEIDMEGRKEIENAAQFATADPEPPLEELGYHIYCNDPPFEVRGANQWIKFKSIS, encoded by the exons ATGGCAGCTTTGTGGAAATTGCCTTGTATTTTCATCTGTGAGAATAACTGCTATGGGATGGCAACATCTGTGGAGAGAGCAGCAGCCAGCACTGATTACTACAAGAGAGGTGACTTTATTCCTGGGCTGAGG GTAGATGGAATGGATATCCTGTGTGTCCGGGAGGCCACAAAATTTGCAGCTGCCTATTGTAGATCTGGAAAG GGGCCTATACTGATGGAGCTGCAGACTTACCGTTACCATGGACACAGCATGAGTGATCCTGGAGTGAG TTACCGGACCCGAGAAGAGAGTCAGGAAGTTAGAAGTAAGAGTGACCCTATCATGCTCCTCAAGGACAGGATGGTGAACAGCAATCTCGCCAGTGTTGAAGAATTAAAG GAAATTGATatggaagggagaaaagaaattgAGAATGCTGCTCAGTTCGCTACTGCTGATCCGGAACCGCCTTTGGAAGAGCTCGGCTATCACATCTACTGCAACGACCCACCTTTTGAAGTCCGGGGTGCAAACCAGTGGATCAAGTTTAAGTCCATCAGTTAA